One genomic window of Salvelinus alpinus chromosome 17, SLU_Salpinus.1, whole genome shotgun sequence includes the following:
- the LOC139542141 gene encoding la-related protein 4-like isoform X1 yields the protein MSSDQGGEPRLLQEEGDPGPKTCVEDDTPLGIGGGSGGMVTSKGAGLNPNAKVWQVSVAPAEVPPDGAQWPPADVTEGYSESVSSPSCKPYSVGFTILEDSSSSAASAAEITVNGMDPPDLGFTPTETTTGTSGETKLTEERPLSSENLRDSLKKELEFCFSRENLSKDLYLMSQMDSDQFVPIWTIASMESIKALTTDMELILDILRSSPMVQVDEKGEKVRPNHKRCIIILREVPETTPVEEVESLFKNDNCPKVISVEFAHNNNWYITFQSDTDAQQAHRYLREEVKTFQGKPIMARIKAINTFFAKNGYRSMDSSMYAAQTQSQYNPNLYMQHVYSPQQQYPLYGIVPQTWTPSPTPYFETPLAPFPNSGFVNGFSSTGHYKTGNNSLNMTRPYNRNRVPLYSRKNVINAFRAHVKPQVGRPGEVAPVPLESLTGLRSPQPPTTGPGPLQTQTPPDLTSAFPHISTSSDLNDDGSMAGRGRRTTYRGTRRRREDERITRPIPLAEVKVPVPKFDLAATNFPPLPGCVASTQGEPLLENRMSDVVRGLNKDKTPEQANKESSKEVGAEPVPAPTPAPGHEEAVCVSNLAQLAAKPAALPHGTPIHAPAPSVPHQEKKWEKVERVAEPPAPKVTPPTPAPCAANPSGLPSTQPAMPGPKPQPSTVSSTPATPSTPATIATPASVEPRKLSYAEVCQRAPPPAPPASASPSTPAQPLRELRVNKVEEPGSSSTTSSGDRPRGDRQDKAQDRDGGWECKETRPRDRDHRDSRDGGYYRSNGPSRQGGYGGLKFREQRRGPQPACRSSPQGGPRHTGKEQNIPPVSPK from the exons ATGAGTTCGGACCAGGGTGGAGAGCCGCGGCTGCTGCAGGAGGAGGGTGATCCGGGACCGAAGACCTGTGTGGAGGACGACACACCACTTGGGATCGGGGGAGGGTCAGGCGGCATG GTCACCTCCAAGGGCGCCGGTCTGAACCCCAATGCCAAGGTGTGGCAGGTGTCTGTGGCCCCCGCTGAGGTCCCTCCTGACGGAGCACAGTGGCCCCCGGCTGACGTCACTGAGG GTTATTCCGAGTCTGTGTCCTCCCCCAGTTGTAAACCGTACAGTGTTGGTTTCACTATCCTGGAGGACAGCAGCTCCTCGGCAGCATCCGCAGCTGAGATCACTGTGAACGGCATGGATCCCCCAGACCTGGGCTTCACCCCCACTGAGACCACTACCGGCACATCAG GGGAGACCAAGCTGACAGAGGAAAGGCCCCTCTCATCAGAGAACCTGAGAGACTCCCTCAAGAAAGAACTGGAGTTCTGCTTCTCAAG GGAGAACCTGTCCAAGGACCTGTACCTGATGTCCCAGATGGACAGTGACCAGTTTGTCCCCATATGGACCATAGCCAGCATGGAGAGCATCAAGGCCCTCACTACTGACATGGAGCTCATCCTGGACATACTCCGGT CCTCTCCAATGGTACAAGTGgatgagaaaggagagaaagtgcGTCCTAATCACAAACGCTGCATCATCATCCTGAGGGAGGTTCCTGAGACAACACCTGTAGAG GAAGTGGAGTCTCTCTTTAAAAATGACAACTGTCCAAAAGTGATTAGTGTGGAGTTTGCGCACAACAACAACTGGTACATCACATTCCAATCTGACACTGATGCTCAACAG GCACACAGATATCTAAGAGAAGAGGTGAAAACTTTTCAGGGGAAACCTATCATG GCGAGGATAAAAGCCATCAACACGTTCTTTGCTAAGAATGGCTACCGTAGCATGGACAGCAGCATGTACGCTGCCCAGACCCAGTCCCAGTACAACCCTAACCTGTACATGCAGCACGTGTACAGCCCTCAGCAGCAGTACCCTCTCTACGGCATCGTACCACAGACCTGGACACCCTCTCCTACACCCTACTTCGAGACTCCTCTG GCACCATTTCCCAACAGTGGCTTTGTGAATGGATTCAGTTCTACTGGACACTACAAAACTGGCAACAACTCCCTTAATATGACTCGGCCCTATAACAGAAACCG TGTACCCCTCTATTCAAGAAAGAATGTAATAAATGCCTTCAG GGCACACGTGAAGCCCCAGGTGGGGAGACCAGGCGAAGTGGCCCCTGTTCCCCTGGAGAGCTTGACTGGCCTGAGGAGTCCCCAGCCCCCCACCACTGGCCCTGGACCTCTGCAGACCCAGACACCTCCAGACCTGACCTCAGCCTTCCCCCACATCTCCACCTCCTCGGACCTCAACGATGACGGAAGCATGGCTGGACGCGGAAG AAGGACTACATACAGAGGCacaagaaggaggagagaggatgagcggATTACG AGGCCCATACCCCTGGCTGAGGTAAAGGTGCCGGTCCCTAAGTTTGACCTGGCTGCTACTAACTTCCCCCCGCTGCCGGGCTGTGTGGCCAGTACACAGGGAGAGCCCCTACTGGAGAATAGGATGTCAGACGTGGTGCGAGGACTGAACAAAGACAAG ACGCCGGAACAAGCAAACAAGGAATCGAGCAAGGAAGTGGGTGCCGAACCAGTCCCAGCCCCGACCCCAGCCCCAGGACATGAGGAGGCAGTGTGTGTCTCTAATCTTGCTCAGCTTGCAGCCAAACCTGCTGCACTCCCCCACGGAACCCCCATCCATGCACCTGCCCCCAG TGTACCCCATCAGGAGAAGAAGTGGGAGAAGGTGGAGAGGGTAGCGGAGCCCCCAGCCCCTAAAGTGACCCCACCCACACCTGCTCCCTGTGCGGCCAACCCATCCGGACTCCCCTCCACACAGCCAGCTATGCCTGGCCCCAAGCCTCAACCCAGCACAGTGTCCTCCACTCCAGCTACACCCAGCACACCAGCCACCATCGCTACCCCTGCATCAGTG GAGCCCCGTAAGCTTAGCTATGCCGAGGTGTGCCAGCGAGCCCCCCCTCCGGCCCCCCCAGCCTCAGCTTCCCCTTCCACGCCAGCCCAGCCTCTGCGTGAGCTGCGCGTCAATAAGGTAGAGGAGCCAGGCTCCAGCTCTACCACCAGCTCGGGCGACCGCCCCAGGGGAGACCGGCAGGACAAAGCCCAGGATAGGGACGGTGGCTGGGAGTGCAAGGAGACCCGTCCCCGTGATCGTGACCACCGTGACTCCCGGGATGGAGGCTACTACCGCAGCAACGGGCCCTCCAGACAGGGAGGCTACGGGGGCCTCAAGTTCCGTGAACAGAGACGGGGCCCCCAACCAGCCTGCCGCAGCTCCCCCCAAGGTGGCCCCCGACACACTGGCAAAGAGCAGAACATCCCCCCGGTATCGCCAAAGTAA
- the LOC139542141 gene encoding la-related protein 4-like isoform X2, with the protein MSSDQGGEPRLLQEEGDPGPKTCVEDDTPLGIGGGSGGMVTSKGAGLNPNAKVWQVSVAPAEVPPDGAQWPPADVTEGYSESVSSPSCKPYSVGFTILEDSSSSAASAAEITVNGMDPPDLGFTPTETTTGTSGETKLTEERPLSSENLRDSLKKELEFCFSRENLSKDLYLMSQMDSDQFVPIWTIASMESIKALTTDMELILDILRSSPMVQVDEKGEKVRPNHKRCIIILREVPETTPVEEVESLFKNDNCPKVISVEFAHNNNWYITFQSDTDAQQAHRYLREEVKTFQGKPIMARIKAINTFFAKNGYRSMDSSMYAAQTQSQYNPNLYMQHVYSPQQQYPLYGIVPQTWTPSPTPYFETPLAPFPNSGFVNGFSSTGHYKTGNNSLNMTRPYNRNRAHVKPQVGRPGEVAPVPLESLTGLRSPQPPTTGPGPLQTQTPPDLTSAFPHISTSSDLNDDGSMAGRGRRTTYRGTRRRREDERITRPIPLAEVKVPVPKFDLAATNFPPLPGCVASTQGEPLLENRMSDVVRGLNKDKTPEQANKESSKEVGAEPVPAPTPAPGHEEAVCVSNLAQLAAKPAALPHGTPIHAPAPSVPHQEKKWEKVERVAEPPAPKVTPPTPAPCAANPSGLPSTQPAMPGPKPQPSTVSSTPATPSTPATIATPASVEPRKLSYAEVCQRAPPPAPPASASPSTPAQPLRELRVNKVEEPGSSSTTSSGDRPRGDRQDKAQDRDGGWECKETRPRDRDHRDSRDGGYYRSNGPSRQGGYGGLKFREQRRGPQPACRSSPQGGPRHTGKEQNIPPVSPK; encoded by the exons ATGAGTTCGGACCAGGGTGGAGAGCCGCGGCTGCTGCAGGAGGAGGGTGATCCGGGACCGAAGACCTGTGTGGAGGACGACACACCACTTGGGATCGGGGGAGGGTCAGGCGGCATG GTCACCTCCAAGGGCGCCGGTCTGAACCCCAATGCCAAGGTGTGGCAGGTGTCTGTGGCCCCCGCTGAGGTCCCTCCTGACGGAGCACAGTGGCCCCCGGCTGACGTCACTGAGG GTTATTCCGAGTCTGTGTCCTCCCCCAGTTGTAAACCGTACAGTGTTGGTTTCACTATCCTGGAGGACAGCAGCTCCTCGGCAGCATCCGCAGCTGAGATCACTGTGAACGGCATGGATCCCCCAGACCTGGGCTTCACCCCCACTGAGACCACTACCGGCACATCAG GGGAGACCAAGCTGACAGAGGAAAGGCCCCTCTCATCAGAGAACCTGAGAGACTCCCTCAAGAAAGAACTGGAGTTCTGCTTCTCAAG GGAGAACCTGTCCAAGGACCTGTACCTGATGTCCCAGATGGACAGTGACCAGTTTGTCCCCATATGGACCATAGCCAGCATGGAGAGCATCAAGGCCCTCACTACTGACATGGAGCTCATCCTGGACATACTCCGGT CCTCTCCAATGGTACAAGTGgatgagaaaggagagaaagtgcGTCCTAATCACAAACGCTGCATCATCATCCTGAGGGAGGTTCCTGAGACAACACCTGTAGAG GAAGTGGAGTCTCTCTTTAAAAATGACAACTGTCCAAAAGTGATTAGTGTGGAGTTTGCGCACAACAACAACTGGTACATCACATTCCAATCTGACACTGATGCTCAACAG GCACACAGATATCTAAGAGAAGAGGTGAAAACTTTTCAGGGGAAACCTATCATG GCGAGGATAAAAGCCATCAACACGTTCTTTGCTAAGAATGGCTACCGTAGCATGGACAGCAGCATGTACGCTGCCCAGACCCAGTCCCAGTACAACCCTAACCTGTACATGCAGCACGTGTACAGCCCTCAGCAGCAGTACCCTCTCTACGGCATCGTACCACAGACCTGGACACCCTCTCCTACACCCTACTTCGAGACTCCTCTG GCACCATTTCCCAACAGTGGCTTTGTGAATGGATTCAGTTCTACTGGACACTACAAAACTGGCAACAACTCCCTTAATATGACTCGGCCCTATAACAGAAACCG GGCACACGTGAAGCCCCAGGTGGGGAGACCAGGCGAAGTGGCCCCTGTTCCCCTGGAGAGCTTGACTGGCCTGAGGAGTCCCCAGCCCCCCACCACTGGCCCTGGACCTCTGCAGACCCAGACACCTCCAGACCTGACCTCAGCCTTCCCCCACATCTCCACCTCCTCGGACCTCAACGATGACGGAAGCATGGCTGGACGCGGAAG AAGGACTACATACAGAGGCacaagaaggaggagagaggatgagcggATTACG AGGCCCATACCCCTGGCTGAGGTAAAGGTGCCGGTCCCTAAGTTTGACCTGGCTGCTACTAACTTCCCCCCGCTGCCGGGCTGTGTGGCCAGTACACAGGGAGAGCCCCTACTGGAGAATAGGATGTCAGACGTGGTGCGAGGACTGAACAAAGACAAG ACGCCGGAACAAGCAAACAAGGAATCGAGCAAGGAAGTGGGTGCCGAACCAGTCCCAGCCCCGACCCCAGCCCCAGGACATGAGGAGGCAGTGTGTGTCTCTAATCTTGCTCAGCTTGCAGCCAAACCTGCTGCACTCCCCCACGGAACCCCCATCCATGCACCTGCCCCCAG TGTACCCCATCAGGAGAAGAAGTGGGAGAAGGTGGAGAGGGTAGCGGAGCCCCCAGCCCCTAAAGTGACCCCACCCACACCTGCTCCCTGTGCGGCCAACCCATCCGGACTCCCCTCCACACAGCCAGCTATGCCTGGCCCCAAGCCTCAACCCAGCACAGTGTCCTCCACTCCAGCTACACCCAGCACACCAGCCACCATCGCTACCCCTGCATCAGTG GAGCCCCGTAAGCTTAGCTATGCCGAGGTGTGCCAGCGAGCCCCCCCTCCGGCCCCCCCAGCCTCAGCTTCCCCTTCCACGCCAGCCCAGCCTCTGCGTGAGCTGCGCGTCAATAAGGTAGAGGAGCCAGGCTCCAGCTCTACCACCAGCTCGGGCGACCGCCCCAGGGGAGACCGGCAGGACAAAGCCCAGGATAGGGACGGTGGCTGGGAGTGCAAGGAGACCCGTCCCCGTGATCGTGACCACCGTGACTCCCGGGATGGAGGCTACTACCGCAGCAACGGGCCCTCCAGACAGGGAGGCTACGGGGGCCTCAAGTTCCGTGAACAGAGACGGGGCCCCCAACCAGCCTGCCGCAGCTCCCCCCAAGGTGGCCCCCGACACACTGGCAAAGAGCAGAACATCCCCCCGGTATCGCCAAAGTAA
- the LOC139542141 gene encoding la-related protein 4-like isoform X3, which translates to MDPPDLGFTPTETTTGTSGETKLTEERPLSSENLRDSLKKELEFCFSRENLSKDLYLMSQMDSDQFVPIWTIASMESIKALTTDMELILDILRSSPMVQVDEKGEKVRPNHKRCIIILREVPETTPVEEVESLFKNDNCPKVISVEFAHNNNWYITFQSDTDAQQAHRYLREEVKTFQGKPIMARIKAINTFFAKNGYRSMDSSMYAAQTQSQYNPNLYMQHVYSPQQQYPLYGIVPQTWTPSPTPYFETPLAPFPNSGFVNGFSSTGHYKTGNNSLNMTRPYNRNRVPLYSRKNVINAFRAHVKPQVGRPGEVAPVPLESLTGLRSPQPPTTGPGPLQTQTPPDLTSAFPHISTSSDLNDDGSMAGRGRRTTYRGTRRRREDERITRPIPLAEVKVPVPKFDLAATNFPPLPGCVASTQGEPLLENRMSDVVRGLNKDKTPEQANKESSKEVGAEPVPAPTPAPGHEEAVCVSNLAQLAAKPAALPHGTPIHAPAPSVPHQEKKWEKVERVAEPPAPKVTPPTPAPCAANPSGLPSTQPAMPGPKPQPSTVSSTPATPSTPATIATPASVEPRKLSYAEVCQRAPPPAPPASASPSTPAQPLRELRVNKVEEPGSSSTTSSGDRPRGDRQDKAQDRDGGWECKETRPRDRDHRDSRDGGYYRSNGPSRQGGYGGLKFREQRRGPQPACRSSPQGGPRHTGKEQNIPPVSPK; encoded by the exons ATGGATCCCCCAGACCTGGGCTTCACCCCCACTGAGACCACTACCGGCACATCAG GGGAGACCAAGCTGACAGAGGAAAGGCCCCTCTCATCAGAGAACCTGAGAGACTCCCTCAAGAAAGAACTGGAGTTCTGCTTCTCAAG GGAGAACCTGTCCAAGGACCTGTACCTGATGTCCCAGATGGACAGTGACCAGTTTGTCCCCATATGGACCATAGCCAGCATGGAGAGCATCAAGGCCCTCACTACTGACATGGAGCTCATCCTGGACATACTCCGGT CCTCTCCAATGGTACAAGTGgatgagaaaggagagaaagtgcGTCCTAATCACAAACGCTGCATCATCATCCTGAGGGAGGTTCCTGAGACAACACCTGTAGAG GAAGTGGAGTCTCTCTTTAAAAATGACAACTGTCCAAAAGTGATTAGTGTGGAGTTTGCGCACAACAACAACTGGTACATCACATTCCAATCTGACACTGATGCTCAACAG GCACACAGATATCTAAGAGAAGAGGTGAAAACTTTTCAGGGGAAACCTATCATG GCGAGGATAAAAGCCATCAACACGTTCTTTGCTAAGAATGGCTACCGTAGCATGGACAGCAGCATGTACGCTGCCCAGACCCAGTCCCAGTACAACCCTAACCTGTACATGCAGCACGTGTACAGCCCTCAGCAGCAGTACCCTCTCTACGGCATCGTACCACAGACCTGGACACCCTCTCCTACACCCTACTTCGAGACTCCTCTG GCACCATTTCCCAACAGTGGCTTTGTGAATGGATTCAGTTCTACTGGACACTACAAAACTGGCAACAACTCCCTTAATATGACTCGGCCCTATAACAGAAACCG TGTACCCCTCTATTCAAGAAAGAATGTAATAAATGCCTTCAG GGCACACGTGAAGCCCCAGGTGGGGAGACCAGGCGAAGTGGCCCCTGTTCCCCTGGAGAGCTTGACTGGCCTGAGGAGTCCCCAGCCCCCCACCACTGGCCCTGGACCTCTGCAGACCCAGACACCTCCAGACCTGACCTCAGCCTTCCCCCACATCTCCACCTCCTCGGACCTCAACGATGACGGAAGCATGGCTGGACGCGGAAG AAGGACTACATACAGAGGCacaagaaggaggagagaggatgagcggATTACG AGGCCCATACCCCTGGCTGAGGTAAAGGTGCCGGTCCCTAAGTTTGACCTGGCTGCTACTAACTTCCCCCCGCTGCCGGGCTGTGTGGCCAGTACACAGGGAGAGCCCCTACTGGAGAATAGGATGTCAGACGTGGTGCGAGGACTGAACAAAGACAAG ACGCCGGAACAAGCAAACAAGGAATCGAGCAAGGAAGTGGGTGCCGAACCAGTCCCAGCCCCGACCCCAGCCCCAGGACATGAGGAGGCAGTGTGTGTCTCTAATCTTGCTCAGCTTGCAGCCAAACCTGCTGCACTCCCCCACGGAACCCCCATCCATGCACCTGCCCCCAG TGTACCCCATCAGGAGAAGAAGTGGGAGAAGGTGGAGAGGGTAGCGGAGCCCCCAGCCCCTAAAGTGACCCCACCCACACCTGCTCCCTGTGCGGCCAACCCATCCGGACTCCCCTCCACACAGCCAGCTATGCCTGGCCCCAAGCCTCAACCCAGCACAGTGTCCTCCACTCCAGCTACACCCAGCACACCAGCCACCATCGCTACCCCTGCATCAGTG GAGCCCCGTAAGCTTAGCTATGCCGAGGTGTGCCAGCGAGCCCCCCCTCCGGCCCCCCCAGCCTCAGCTTCCCCTTCCACGCCAGCCCAGCCTCTGCGTGAGCTGCGCGTCAATAAGGTAGAGGAGCCAGGCTCCAGCTCTACCACCAGCTCGGGCGACCGCCCCAGGGGAGACCGGCAGGACAAAGCCCAGGATAGGGACGGTGGCTGGGAGTGCAAGGAGACCCGTCCCCGTGATCGTGACCACCGTGACTCCCGGGATGGAGGCTACTACCGCAGCAACGGGCCCTCCAGACAGGGAGGCTACGGGGGCCTCAAGTTCCGTGAACAGAGACGGGGCCCCCAACCAGCCTGCCGCAGCTCCCCCCAAGGTGGCCCCCGACACACTGGCAAAGAGCAGAACATCCCCCCGGTATCGCCAAAGTAA